Proteins encoded within one genomic window of Gimesia sp.:
- a CDS encoding FG-GAP-like repeat-containing protein has protein sequence MSTRPTHHYLIVVAVILFIGILALFLTLQPGGGPVGSGPLSYDEAQQLLRLKNEGIAYLENERYAESDPLLERLTEELPGDVIGFQNLTICRLLQLTPEKLVDHQSGKQLADQAQATVAQLIKIAPESSASYVLSARIQLALGNEPKAEEALQQALEKSPESAAIWFELSQLQKQNVKPEQQALANASLKRAWELQPDNLFLAIDYLQVAAVEKSEQTKAVFEQVKQLAAPLAESVKDHTRLDLNEVIKASLQAITDGKWNFVTRNARVLRNVLIAEDLVKSDRRRVEQNPLEFVIPDFPPAFYAAVEWPAQEKPLSVKFAEPRAIEFNEDVLADIRDLKIADFDLDGKPDLILLTAERVQVFQQGGDGRWSVMTSTAAEGDFHEIHAVDLDGDVQQLAPSPAGEKKEEPQTIAAISPARDADLDLVLAGKAGIRILENQADDKQGTRKLVHRPQADSLDALSDVLTVNFSDLDHDGDLDLVASTGVGISLWSNRGNLSFQEISANSQLPPADLAATSIVRVDWDRDVDLDLILCSRTTRQAGYLENLRHGRFRWRTFSQVESENGPTANQFEECVLTDYDRNGSWDLVGVQRQALVLAGTRLLGTGEVHVDSVQQIRETKLADIQGTLLQAGDLNNDGVMDVLAVSGNGLQVLLGTAEHRTEQTAYVTDEAVASKNSIQLFRVADLNQDGSLDVITVEAGKVMFLQNQGNDNHWIDVSLRAEQVKGEVKSASGRVNHYGVGSLVELRSGAIYQPQIVAGQSTHFGLGKQTVAEAVRVLWTNGIPVNIINAKTDQRIYEKQTLMGSCPYLYTWDGEQFTFYTDLLWAAPIGLQFGKGIVAPSRDWEFLKIDGDRLQEKEGYYELRITEELWEAGYFDLVELTAVDHPAEVEIFSNEKVGPPDLAEFKIHMARETQTPVGAVNHRGRDVLPEIRDVDDVYAKTFDEKYRQGLTEVHALELDLNHAAVKQAKTPRIKLFLTGWLYPTDTGINLALDENPALPSPRPPSLAVPDNSGGWKAIQPFMGFPGGKTKTIVVDLADQFLTDDYRVRIETNMEFYWDQIFFTVDESPAEFMTHVCPLETADLQHRGFSTPIIHPGNGPERYDYQKLTEQIQWPPMQGGFTRYGDVKPLVEKADNRLVILGAGDEMRLRFRVPAGPPRPGWKRDFILHNVGWDKDANLHTILGQAVEPLPFREMRSYPYPSEEYPEGSVLKSDREKYHTRRQDSAAFWKHLSRP, from the coding sequence ATGTCTACCCGGCCCACTCACCATTACCTGATCGTCGTGGCTGTGATTCTGTTTATCGGGATTCTGGCCCTGTTTCTGACCCTCCAGCCGGGAGGTGGTCCGGTGGGGAGCGGCCCCCTCTCATACGACGAAGCGCAGCAACTCTTGCGGCTTAAAAATGAGGGAATCGCTTATCTGGAAAACGAGCGTTACGCCGAGAGTGACCCACTGCTGGAGCGGTTGACCGAAGAACTGCCTGGCGATGTGATCGGCTTTCAGAATCTGACGATCTGTCGGTTGCTGCAACTGACTCCCGAAAAACTGGTCGATCATCAGTCGGGGAAACAACTGGCTGACCAGGCGCAGGCAACGGTAGCACAGTTGATCAAGATTGCTCCGGAATCGAGTGCCAGCTATGTCCTTTCAGCCCGCATTCAACTGGCGCTGGGAAATGAGCCCAAGGCGGAAGAGGCGTTGCAACAGGCGCTGGAAAAAAGTCCCGAGTCTGCAGCGATCTGGTTTGAGTTGTCCCAGTTGCAAAAACAGAATGTGAAGCCCGAGCAACAGGCGCTGGCGAATGCGTCGCTGAAACGTGCCTGGGAACTGCAGCCTGATAACCTGTTTCTGGCGATCGATTATCTGCAGGTCGCCGCTGTGGAGAAGTCAGAGCAGACGAAAGCCGTCTTCGAACAGGTCAAGCAGCTGGCTGCGCCGCTGGCGGAAAGCGTGAAAGATCATACCCGGCTGGATTTGAATGAAGTCATCAAGGCGTCTCTGCAGGCGATCACAGACGGGAAGTGGAATTTCGTTACCCGTAATGCCCGCGTGCTCAGAAATGTGTTAATCGCCGAGGATCTGGTGAAAAGTGATCGCCGTCGGGTTGAACAGAATCCGCTTGAATTTGTGATCCCCGATTTTCCGCCTGCTTTTTATGCGGCCGTCGAGTGGCCCGCTCAGGAGAAACCGCTGTCGGTGAAGTTTGCCGAACCCCGGGCGATTGAGTTCAATGAAGACGTGTTGGCTGACATCAGGGATCTCAAGATCGCGGATTTCGACCTCGATGGTAAACCCGATCTGATTCTACTGACGGCGGAGCGGGTGCAGGTATTTCAGCAGGGAGGGGACGGCCGCTGGTCAGTGATGACCTCAACAGCAGCGGAGGGGGACTTCCATGAAATTCATGCCGTTGATCTGGATGGCGATGTGCAGCAGCTCGCTCCATCGCCGGCTGGTGAGAAAAAAGAGGAGCCCCAGACAATCGCTGCCATCTCACCGGCCCGGGATGCCGATCTCGATCTGGTGCTGGCAGGGAAAGCCGGGATTCGCATCCTGGAAAATCAGGCGGATGATAAACAAGGAACACGAAAACTGGTTCACCGACCGCAGGCCGATTCCCTGGATGCGTTGTCCGATGTGCTGACGGTGAATTTTTCTGACCTGGATCACGATGGCGATCTGGACCTGGTTGCTTCGACCGGGGTGGGAATTTCGCTCTGGTCGAATCGGGGGAATCTGTCGTTTCAGGAAATCAGTGCCAACTCCCAACTGCCGCCCGCGGATCTGGCGGCGACTTCGATTGTGCGCGTGGACTGGGACCGCGATGTCGATCTGGATCTGATTCTCTGCAGCAGAACGACCCGGCAGGCAGGTTACCTCGAAAACCTGCGACATGGCCGGTTTCGCTGGCGGACATTTTCCCAAGTTGAATCAGAGAACGGCCCCACGGCCAATCAGTTCGAAGAGTGCGTACTCACCGACTATGACCGGAACGGTTCCTGGGATCTGGTGGGCGTGCAGCGTCAGGCTCTGGTGCTGGCGGGAACCCGGTTGCTGGGGACAGGAGAAGTGCACGTTGATTCGGTGCAGCAGATCCGGGAGACAAAACTGGCTGATATTCAGGGCACCCTTTTGCAGGCAGGAGATCTGAATAATGATGGCGTAATGGATGTGCTGGCGGTAAGCGGGAACGGCTTGCAGGTGTTGTTAGGCACCGCCGAGCATCGAACCGAGCAGACCGCTTATGTGACCGATGAAGCGGTCGCCAGTAAGAATTCGATCCAACTGTTCCGTGTGGCAGACCTGAACCAGGATGGCAGCCTGGATGTGATTACGGTTGAAGCAGGGAAAGTGATGTTCCTGCAGAATCAGGGGAACGATAATCACTGGATCGATGTCTCACTCCGCGCGGAGCAGGTCAAAGGGGAAGTGAAGTCTGCCAGTGGTCGCGTGAATCATTATGGTGTGGGCAGCCTGGTGGAACTCCGCAGCGGTGCGATTTATCAGCCTCAGATTGTGGCAGGACAGTCAACGCATTTCGGACTGGGGAAACAGACGGTCGCGGAGGCGGTTCGCGTGTTGTGGACGAATGGGATTCCGGTCAACATCATCAATGCGAAAACCGATCAGCGGATTTACGAGAAGCAGACATTGATGGGGTCCTGCCCCTATCTTTATACCTGGGACGGAGAGCAGTTCACGTTTTATACGGATCTGTTGTGGGCGGCGCCGATCGGGCTGCAGTTCGGAAAAGGGATTGTGGCTCCGAGTCGTGACTGGGAATTTCTCAAGATTGACGGCGACCGACTTCAGGAGAAAGAGGGTTACTATGAACTGCGGATTACGGAAGAGCTCTGGGAGGCAGGTTATTTCGACCTGGTTGAACTGACGGCCGTCGACCATCCGGCAGAGGTGGAGATCTTTTCCAATGAAAAGGTGGGGCCACCCGATCTGGCTGAATTCAAGATTCATATGGCGCGCGAAACACAAACGCCGGTCGGGGCCGTCAATCATCGCGGACGGGATGTCCTGCCGGAGATACGAGACGTGGATGACGTGTATGCGAAGACCTTCGACGAAAAGTACCGTCAGGGATTGACCGAGGTGCATGCGCTCGAACTGGATTTGAATCACGCGGCGGTGAAGCAAGCGAAAACACCACGCATCAAGCTGTTTTTGACAGGCTGGCTGTATCCAACGGACACGGGGATTAACCTGGCGCTCGATGAGAATCCCGCGCTGCCTTCGCCACGACCTCCATCACTGGCAGTGCCGGATAACAGCGGTGGCTGGAAAGCGATCCAGCCGTTTATGGGTTTTCCGGGAGGCAAGACAAAAACGATTGTTGTGGACCTGGCAGATCAGTTTCTGACGGATGACTATCGCGTGCGGATTGAAACCAACATGGAGTTCTACTGGGACCAGATCTTTTTTACGGTCGACGAGAGTCCGGCTGAGTTCATGACACACGTCTGTCCCCTCGAAACTGCGGACTTACAGCACCGGGGTTTTTCAACGCCGATCATCCACCCGGGGAATGGTCCCGAGCGGTACGATTATCAGAAGCTCACTGAGCAGATCCAGTGGCCGCCGATGCAGGGGGGCTTTACCCGTTATGGGGATGTGAAACCGCTTGTGGAAAAAGCCGACAACCGGCTGGTGATTCTCGGTGCCGGGGATGAGATGCGGCTGCGATTTCGCGTTCCCGCTGGTCCCCCGCGTCCGGGTTGGAAGCGGGACTTCATTCTGCATAATGTGGGTTGGGACAAGGACGCGAACCTGCACACGATTCTGGGCCAGGCGGTGGAACCGCTGCCGTTCCGGGAGATGCGGAGCTACCCGTATCCGAGTGAGGAATATCCTGAGGGATCTGTGCTCAAGTCTGATCGGGAGAAGTACCATACCCGTCGGCAGGACAGTGCCGCTTTCTGGAAACACTTGTCCCGTCCCTGA
- a CDS encoding FG-GAP-like repeat-containing protein: MPARSCCFLFLALLMACGKQESSPPPEDTFTTETRHTEFETEIQNFCGHCHACPDPGVLTKAAWRMQIPREYAHYEQSPDQSLRVPPMPEVIRYFEAQAPEQHELPSQIENLAPGPVDFQRQPFPRLDGDPLPGVSNLNWVAGKTPHELLLTDLGSGRVGRIRFLDRQPKFEPLAKLHHPAHIERIDLNGDQHDDYLIADLGSFGPEDHDRGSVEALLFNPQSDSYQQQTLQAGLGRVADAKAADFDADGDLDLIVAEFGWHKTGRLLYLENVSPATDDLKYRLQVLDPRHGASHLLITDWNQDGLPDFVALFSQEHETIVAFLNQGKGQFRTETIFQAPDPAYGSSCIDLADLDQDGDQDLLYTNGDTMDSFELRPSHSVQWLENQGRFPFKPHHLAPLTGAYGITHGDFDQDGDIDLAACTMTWNYDQRRNTIVWYEQTKPGQFVPHPLDYSRGQHPIITAGDFDGDGKPDLAAGNFEARETDQADQSEWFSIWWNKGSRSAQSE; the protein is encoded by the coding sequence ATGCCGGCCCGCAGCTGTTGTTTTCTGTTTCTCGCACTGCTCATGGCGTGCGGGAAACAGGAATCGTCCCCGCCTCCCGAGGACACCTTCACTACAGAGACACGGCACACGGAATTTGAAACGGAAATCCAAAACTTCTGTGGCCACTGTCATGCCTGTCCCGATCCCGGTGTGCTGACCAAAGCTGCCTGGAGGATGCAGATTCCCCGCGAATACGCGCACTACGAACAGTCCCCCGATCAGAGCCTGCGCGTCCCGCCCATGCCCGAAGTCATCCGTTACTTTGAAGCGCAGGCTCCCGAACAACATGAGCTGCCTTCACAAATCGAGAACCTCGCTCCCGGCCCGGTTGATTTTCAGCGGCAGCCCTTTCCCCGCCTCGACGGCGATCCCCTGCCCGGAGTTTCAAATCTCAACTGGGTCGCTGGCAAGACACCTCACGAACTGCTGCTCACCGATCTGGGCTCCGGACGTGTCGGCCGCATCCGCTTTTTAGACAGACAACCCAAATTCGAACCGCTGGCTAAACTACATCATCCGGCTCACATTGAACGCATCGACCTCAACGGAGACCAGCACGACGATTACCTCATCGCTGACCTGGGTAGCTTTGGGCCGGAAGACCATGACCGAGGCTCAGTCGAAGCCCTGCTCTTCAACCCGCAATCAGACAGTTATCAACAGCAGACACTCCAGGCAGGACTGGGACGGGTTGCCGACGCCAAAGCTGCCGACTTCGATGCCGACGGGGATCTTGACCTGATCGTCGCCGAGTTCGGCTGGCACAAAACCGGACGCCTGCTCTACCTGGAAAATGTCTCGCCAGCAACAGACGATCTGAAATATCGGTTACAGGTACTTGATCCCCGCCACGGCGCCAGCCATCTGCTGATCACCGACTGGAACCAGGACGGCCTGCCCGACTTTGTCGCCCTCTTCTCCCAGGAACATGAAACCATCGTCGCTTTTCTCAACCAGGGAAAAGGCCAGTTTCGCACCGAAACCATCTTCCAGGCCCCGGACCCCGCCTACGGCTCGTCGTGTATCGACCTGGCGGACCTCGATCAGGACGGAGATCAGGACCTGCTCTATACCAACGGCGACACGATGGACAGCTTCGAGCTGCGTCCCAGTCACTCCGTGCAATGGCTGGAAAACCAGGGTCGCTTCCCGTTCAAGCCGCATCACCTCGCCCCACTCACAGGCGCGTATGGCATCACCCATGGCGACTTTGACCAGGATGGCGACATCGATCTCGCCGCCTGCACCATGACCTGGAACTACGATCAACGTCGCAACACAATCGTCTGGTACGAACAGACGAAACCCGGCCAGTTTGTGCCTCATCCGCTCGACTACTCCCGGGGACAGCACCCGATAATTACCGCAGGTGACTTTGACGGCGATGGCAAGCCCGACCTGGCCGCCGGAAACTTCGAAGCCCGCGAAACAGACCAGGCCGATCAGAGTGAATGGTTTTCCATCTGGTGGAACAAAGGATCCAGGTCAGCTCAATCAGAATGA
- a CDS encoding SGNH/GDSL hydrolase family protein: MRVNQRTIWLRVFSLVCLLASATLLQAADQPVTDFTTDEKDKTHWFDIQNLDVEGKGWTDTESFYDRLPQKAKGVVRPPVWSLSKHSAGMAVRFVTDATTIKARWTLTSASLAMNHMAATGVSGLDLYVKTESGKWRWLGVGRPAQQTTTATLVSGIIPGKREYMLYLPLYNGVKSVEIGIPESSQLWKAPAREPGKDKPLVFWGTSITQGGCASRTGMVHTAILGRRLDRPVINLGFSGNGKMEPEVAKLIAELDASVFIMDCLPNVTADTVKKETVPLVKTLRAAHPDTPILLVEDRTYTNAYLKPSSQERHRTSRAALKAGYEQLKKEGVKNLYYLEGDNLLGDDYEGTVDSSHPTDLGFFRQADAFEEALRPILEQQEQAQ, translated from the coding sequence ATGAGAGTGAATCAACGAACCATCTGGCTGCGCGTCTTTTCCCTGGTCTGTCTGCTGGCATCGGCAACGCTCCTGCAGGCCGCCGATCAGCCGGTAACAGATTTTACCACGGACGAAAAAGACAAAACCCACTGGTTTGATATCCAGAACCTGGATGTGGAAGGCAAAGGCTGGACCGACACGGAAAGCTTTTACGATCGCCTGCCCCAAAAAGCCAAAGGCGTCGTCCGTCCTCCGGTCTGGTCGCTTTCCAAACACTCCGCCGGCATGGCCGTTCGCTTCGTCACTGATGCCACCACGATCAAAGCCAGATGGACTCTCACTTCCGCCTCGCTGGCCATGAATCACATGGCAGCCACCGGCGTCAGCGGCCTGGACCTCTATGTCAAAACCGAATCGGGAAAATGGCGCTGGCTCGGCGTTGGTCGTCCTGCCCAGCAGACAACAACCGCCACACTGGTTTCAGGCATCATCCCCGGCAAACGGGAATATATGCTCTACCTGCCCCTGTATAACGGTGTCAAATCGGTGGAGATTGGCATTCCCGAATCCAGTCAGCTCTGGAAAGCCCCCGCCCGCGAACCCGGTAAAGATAAACCACTGGTCTTCTGGGGAACGTCCATTACCCAGGGAGGCTGTGCCTCACGCACCGGAATGGTCCACACTGCGATCCTCGGACGGCGTCTCGATCGCCCGGTGATCAATCTCGGCTTCTCCGGCAATGGAAAAATGGAACCGGAAGTCGCTAAGCTCATAGCCGAGCTCGATGCCAGCGTCTTCATCATGGACTGCCTCCCCAACGTCACCGCTGACACCGTCAAAAAAGAGACGGTCCCTCTCGTCAAAACGCTGCGGGCCGCACATCCCGATACGCCAATCCTGCTGGTCGAAGACCGGACCTACACCAACGCTTATCTCAAACCGAGCAGCCAGGAACGTCATCGTACCAGCCGCGCAGCACTCAAAGCGGGCTACGAGCAGCTCAAAAAAGAAGGCGTCAAAAACCTCTATTACCTGGAAGGAGACAATCTGCTCGGCGATGATTACGAAGGTACCGTCGACAGCTCTCACCCCACCGACCTGGGCTTCTTCCGTCAGGCCGACGCCTTTGAAGAAGCACTGCGACCGATTCTGGAACAGCAGGAGCAGGCACAGTAA
- a CDS encoding DUF1559 domain-containing protein: MRPRRGFTLIELLVVIAIIAILIALLLPAVQQAREAARRTQCKNHLKQLGLAIHNYVSSYRYLPPGASVDLAVTSTGNNGSWGVHGRILPMLEQGNLYDNVDLSTAWDFQAAIDGLKIPVYACPSDPNSDRVRDPGGGKVKLYPTNYGFNYGTWFVFDPTNGSSGNGAFYPNASLTMASFTDGTSNTLLAAEVKGWQPYTRNGGPSTTTIPGTASEAATIVASGADFKTNTGHTEWPDGRVHHTGFTVTMNPNTYVPYTSGGTEYDADFNSWQEGKNGSAGSPTYAIITSRSFHTGVVNAVLVDGSVRTISENISLEIWRALGTRMNGEVIGEF, encoded by the coding sequence ATGCGTCCCCGCCGTGGATTTACCTTGATCGAACTTCTAGTGGTCATCGCCATCATCGCGATCCTGATCGCCCTTCTCTTACCCGCCGTTCAACAGGCCCGGGAAGCCGCGCGTCGCACCCAATGCAAAAATCACCTGAAACAGCTGGGGCTCGCGATTCACAATTACGTCAGCAGCTATCGCTATCTCCCTCCGGGCGCCAGTGTCGATCTTGCCGTGACTTCCACAGGCAACAATGGTTCCTGGGGCGTGCATGGTCGGATTCTGCCCATGCTGGAACAAGGCAACCTCTACGACAATGTCGATCTCTCGACCGCCTGGGACTTCCAGGCCGCCATTGATGGACTGAAAATTCCCGTCTACGCCTGCCCCAGTGATCCCAACAGTGACAGAGTCCGTGACCCCGGTGGCGGAAAAGTTAAACTCTATCCCACCAACTACGGATTTAACTACGGAACCTGGTTCGTATTTGATCCCACGAACGGCAGTAGCGGCAACGGCGCGTTTTATCCGAACGCCAGCCTGACCATGGCCAGCTTCACCGACGGTACCAGCAACACACTGCTCGCAGCCGAAGTCAAAGGCTGGCAGCCCTACACACGTAACGGCGGTCCATCGACGACAACCATTCCCGGCACAGCCTCCGAAGCGGCCACCATCGTAGCTTCAGGAGCCGACTTTAAAACCAATACCGGGCACACCGAATGGCCCGATGGTCGAGTGCATCACACCGGGTTTACCGTAACCATGAATCCCAACACCTACGTTCCTTACACCAGTGGCGGCACCGAATACGACGCCGATTTCAACTCCTGGCAGGAAGGGAAGAACGGATCCGCTGGTTCCCCCACCTACGCGATTATCACCTCCCGCAGTTTCCATACAGGGGTTGTGAACGCGGTGCTCGTCGATGGGTCCGTCCGCACGATCAGTGAAAACATCTCGCTGGAAATCTGGAGGGCGCTGGGTACCCGGATGAACGGTGAAGTCATCGGCGAATTCTAA
- a CDS encoding HAMP domain-containing sensor histidine kinase, producing MRWPLRYQILIPMVGIMVCAIVGVTLLHAWLATHQIKVQVRDQFRQIAHTLNDATFPLTVAVLNQTKGLSGADFVLVGAEDQVLSSTRPDFTPAPIQGTPPSWDELQISDVIEAGDAPFFHSVVKLQPRIPGEGVRYLHIYYPVRQYREAIANAVYPSLIAGSLALIVVAILATVIAARVTRPLQRLDRKVVQIARGDFQPMMLPERDDEIRDLSTSINQMAELLGDYEDEVKRSERLKTLGQLRGAIAHQLRNAVTGCRIALDLYLRKSSEYQEDETLQVANRQLCMIEQYLQSFLENKGGHFSSFEPVSLNELVARVVSLVEPTARHVGIALKDETGSEPLVVEGDAESLEQLISNLALNAIEAAVAVQEAQGISGEVCVRLFPTGEESVTLEVSDTGPGPESSIVNKMFEPLVTAKRDGTGLGLFVAREIVQNHGGEIRWERREERTCFMVELPLVQSEKACVETIDRR from the coding sequence ATGCGCTGGCCGTTACGGTACCAGATTTTGATTCCGATGGTCGGCATCATGGTGTGCGCGATTGTGGGTGTGACTTTATTGCATGCCTGGCTGGCGACGCATCAGATCAAGGTACAGGTGCGGGATCAGTTTCGGCAGATTGCGCATACGTTGAACGATGCCACGTTTCCGTTGACCGTGGCAGTGTTAAACCAGACGAAAGGATTGTCGGGAGCCGACTTTGTTCTTGTGGGGGCGGAAGACCAGGTGCTGTCGTCCACGCGTCCTGACTTTACTCCCGCTCCTATACAGGGGACGCCTCCCAGCTGGGATGAGCTACAGATTTCGGACGTGATCGAAGCCGGGGATGCTCCCTTTTTTCATTCCGTAGTGAAACTGCAACCCCGAATACCCGGTGAAGGTGTACGTTACCTGCATATTTATTATCCGGTTCGGCAGTATCGTGAGGCGATTGCGAACGCCGTATATCCGTCGTTGATCGCCGGGAGTCTTGCGCTGATTGTGGTTGCGATTCTGGCAACGGTGATCGCTGCCCGGGTGACACGACCCTTACAGCGCCTGGACCGTAAAGTGGTACAGATTGCCCGGGGAGATTTCCAGCCGATGATGCTGCCGGAACGCGATGATGAAATTCGCGACTTGAGTACTTCGATCAATCAAATGGCGGAACTGCTGGGAGATTACGAAGACGAAGTCAAACGGAGTGAGCGGCTGAAAACGCTGGGGCAGTTGCGGGGGGCGATTGCTCACCAGCTGCGGAATGCGGTGACCGGTTGCCGGATTGCGCTGGATCTGTATCTCCGCAAATCATCCGAGTACCAGGAGGACGAAACGCTGCAGGTTGCAAACCGTCAGCTGTGCATGATCGAGCAATACCTGCAGAGCTTTCTGGAGAACAAGGGGGGGCACTTCTCCAGTTTTGAACCGGTCAGTCTGAATGAGCTGGTGGCGCGGGTTGTCAGTCTGGTGGAACCGACGGCGCGGCATGTGGGCATCGCTTTGAAGGACGAAACCGGTTCCGAGCCTCTCGTGGTGGAAGGAGACGCGGAATCGCTGGAGCAGTTGATTTCCAATCTGGCGCTGAATGCGATCGAGGCTGCGGTTGCTGTGCAGGAAGCGCAGGGCATCTCGGGAGAGGTTTGCGTCAGGTTATTCCCAACGGGGGAAGAGTCTGTTACTTTGGAAGTGTCTGATACGGGCCCCGGACCGGAGTCGTCGATCGTGAATAAAATGTTTGAACCGCTGGTGACCGCCAAGCGTGACGGGACCGGCCTGGGTTTATTTGTGGCCAGAGAGATCGTGCAGAATCACGGCGGCGAGATCCGCTGGGAACGGCGCGAGGAGCGTACCTGTTTCATGGTCGAGTTGCCGCTGGTGCAGTCGGAGAAAGCGTGTGTCGAAACTATTGATCGTAGATGA
- a CDS encoding sigma-54 dependent transcriptional regulator, producing the protein MSKLLIVDDEESICWGLSQLGESHGHEVMMASTAEQALSLAEKDRPDVVVMDVRLPGMDGLTAMQGLYERIGPVPVIVITAYGDLQTAVEAVRNGAFDYIVKPFDLAQMEQVLEKAVKEAGREELQPGEPRQLEGLVGSTPEMQQVFKSIALVAASDASVMLTGESGTGKEVAAQAIHRFSDRASGPFVAVNIASLSESLAESELFGHVPGAFTGAESGRMGFLEQANGGTLFLDEVADIPLSIQIKLLRALEEGEVLPVGSTQRVKTNFRVITASHRNLESLIKRGKFRHDLYFRLCTFEIDIPPLRKRVGDIRLLAEFFLERFVDRQTGMQHRLTAETITELERRPWYGNVRELRNAIEHAALRARGGTILPEDLPAPVSQSFLGLEESQVGSDAEINELLKQWAEQQLRDPESAAGIYEKLLTLVEPPVMEVALEKFHGQCAPAARCLGLHRTTLSKKLKQYDIENS; encoded by the coding sequence GTGTCGAAACTATTGATCGTAGATGATGAAGAATCCATCTGCTGGGGGCTGAGTCAGTTGGGCGAAAGCCACGGCCACGAGGTGATGATGGCTTCAACAGCCGAACAGGCATTGAGCCTGGCAGAGAAAGACCGCCCCGATGTGGTGGTGATGGATGTGCGCCTGCCCGGGATGGATGGGCTGACGGCGATGCAGGGACTTTACGAGCGGATTGGTCCGGTGCCGGTGATCGTGATTACCGCTTATGGTGATCTGCAGACCGCTGTGGAAGCGGTGCGAAACGGAGCGTTTGACTATATCGTAAAACCATTTGATCTGGCTCAGATGGAACAGGTACTGGAGAAAGCGGTCAAGGAAGCGGGACGTGAGGAGCTGCAACCGGGTGAACCGCGGCAGCTGGAAGGGCTCGTGGGTTCAACACCTGAGATGCAGCAGGTCTTCAAATCAATCGCGCTGGTGGCGGCTTCGGATGCGAGTGTGATGCTCACAGGAGAAAGCGGGACCGGTAAGGAAGTGGCGGCGCAGGCGATTCACCGTTTCAGCGATCGTGCTTCGGGACCGTTTGTCGCCGTGAATATTGCTTCGCTCAGTGAGAGCCTGGCGGAGAGTGAACTGTTCGGTCATGTGCCGGGTGCGTTTACCGGCGCGGAGTCGGGGCGGATGGGTTTTCTGGAACAGGCCAACGGAGGTACGCTGTTCCTGGATGAGGTGGCTGACATTCCGCTGTCGATTCAGATCAAACTGCTGCGGGCCCTGGAAGAAGGCGAAGTACTGCCCGTGGGTTCGACGCAGCGCGTGAAGACGAATTTCCGCGTGATCACCGCTTCGCATCGGAACCTGGAATCGCTGATCAAGCGGGGCAAGTTCCGTCACGATCTTTATTTCCGCCTGTGTACGTTTGAGATCGACATTCCCCCCCTGCGGAAGCGGGTGGGAGATATTCGTCTGCTGGCCGAGTTCTTTCTGGAACGCTTTGTGGATCGGCAGACGGGGATGCAGCATCGGCTCACCGCAGAGACGATTACCGAACTGGAACGTCGTCCCTGGTATGGTAATGTGCGCGAGTTACGCAATGCAATTGAACACGCAGCCTTACGGGCGCGGGGCGGAACAATACTTCCCGAAGATCTGCCTGCACCGGTATCGCAGTCCTTTCTGGGGCTGGAGGAGTCTCAAGTCGGGTCGGATGCGGAGATCAACGAGTTGCTCAAGCAGTGGGCCGAACAGCAGTTGCGAGATCCGGAATCTGCGGCCGGGATTTATGAGAAACTGCTCACCCTGGTTGAGCCGCCGGTGATGGAAGTGGCTTTGGAGAAATTTCATGGGCAATGTGCGCCCGCGGCCCGCTGTCTGGGCTTGCATCGGACTACCCTGAGTAAGAAACTGAAACAATACGACATTGAAAACAGCTGA